AGCGTGGAAGAATGGTATGTCATTTTTACCAAAACAGGTGAAGAGGAAAAATTGGGCAAGATACTTGAAATATTTTTTTGTAAAAAGGAATTAAAGGTATTAATTCCAAGAAGGAAGATTATTGAAAGAAAAGAAAAGCAAAAAACAGAAAAAATCAAACTTTTATTTCCCGGTTATGTATTTATTAAAACAAAAATGTGTAATGAAGTATATCATAGGATAAATAATATATATAAGTTTGCTAAGCTGTTAAAAGAGGAATTAGAGCCTGCTGTAGTTAGAGAGGATGAAATGCGGATTATTTTATCACTTACAGGAAATTCTGATTTAATTGGATTTTCTAAAGGTATTGATGTTGGCGGCAGGATAAAAATAATAGATGGACCGTTAAAGGGCTATGAGGGTCTTATAGAAAAGATAGACAGGCGTAAAAACAGGGCAAAGATAAGGCTTAACATAATTGGGGATTGCAAGTTAATTGATGTTGGCATACATATTATTGATACCGATGATAATAAAATATTAAATGATGCTTCATAAATTCAATATATGAACCATTGTAAATTTTTCAAACTTTATTATAAATAAAGTTAAAATAATAAAACAGGAGGAGTTATGATGGCATTAAATCAAAATATGTTTAGAATGTATGACATCAGAGGGGTATGGCAGGAAGATTTAACCGAAGAAGCAGTAGAGCTTATTGCTAAAGCATTTGGCACATATATTCAAAATGAAAAAGGCATAAAAAATGTATTGATTGGCAGAGATAACAGAATATCCTCAAAACCAATAAGAAATATTATGATTAAAGGGCTTAATTCAACAGGCTGCAATGTTGTCGATGCCGGAGTATTATCAACCCCTGCTTTTTATTATTCTCGCATATTATATAATATTGATGCAGGTATTATGATTACAGCAAGTCATAATCCTTCGCAATTTAATGGATTTAAAGTTGCTGTTGGTTCTTCTACTATATTCGGTGATGACCTTATGAAACTTTATCACATCGCAGAAGAAGGAAATTTCAAGCATGGGTCCGGG
This is a stretch of genomic DNA from Aceticella autotrophica. It encodes these proteins:
- the loaP gene encoding antiterminator LoaP, producing MEEWYVIFTKTGEEEKLGKILEIFFCKKELKVLIPRRKIIERKEKQKTEKIKLLFPGYVFIKTKMCNEVYHRINNIYKFAKLLKEELEPAVVREDEMRIILSLTGNSDLIGFSKGIDVGGRIKIIDGPLKGYEGLIEKIDRRKNRAKIRLNIIGDCKLIDVGIHIIDTDDNKILNDAS